One genomic region from Sparus aurata chromosome 15, fSpaAur1.1, whole genome shotgun sequence encodes:
- the phf3 gene encoding PHD finger protein 3 isoform X1, with amino-acid sequence MDIVDTFNQLIPSDQLDESLIIGQNLECEASNEFGTGPRLEDSLKNMLSDKDPMFGCAGAQFNLLDNEDPAFQIAGTTALEEGSASTGLSSEPTVAEPTQVKRAVGRPRKRPRNLEDKPSSGPQPANTSSNTVTRGRPGRKPLNRLQKSFRIEKGVKGAQLKKELTLGGRVNVNHLDGGVWLNPSVVLRRLTVTIGGFKIELLPGPSYTHNVDMSQSGVLDDGLSYGRGVEVAVLPDNAASAQNPTAVNTADVAVTEKSSAGDAAQALGPYVNPNDVQTSNGTLVESACTQETKLDNQIVPEKQKQVSKGKDDMKQPQSNENSTTAVSNKNDGKEKQQSVAKTLLKSKQGPVSNKSKDLVLAKPNNMIKGQKLSPSTPSTIIQKEDPHKMKSLKEKKDIAPLKRPAEITHSEHATKMQKTQGSGDGKVKPKSPISPSSAAKKIPPFGTRIDQQGPTKPNHPQNSSKVETTHPAQSRPVNPVKTPDEGGQEKAKLKKPEKILQRQKSKTARSISVDEPQLFIPDNAPVVKKETAEEQPANSETAWDGNNCCGLCKKHHNNMFMVGCGRCDDWFHGDCVGLDLTKVREMEEEDQMYVCLKCCEEESKKVEPEPPSAAKPEVPAKTEVQDLKSPPKPRPGPSQTLAPGGVRPVRKEPDRRPTTDGREAAHKTGIQFKQETKSKTPSSASKKPVSVEAIRRSVRDSLKEILIQRLKESDLNVSVETASEVAKKTERELFHLYKDTDNKYKNKYRSLMFNLKDTKNNVLFKRVLKGEISPGNLIRMSPEELASKELAAWRKRENRHTIEMIEKEQREAERRPITKITHKGEIEIESQEPIKAPEPVEVESPPGVTEVSAEPPKTPEKKEDKTKEEKDTTNQHKSHLFDLHCKICTGRMVPPVEEAPTKVVKVATTVVRRQSTKAEETKSTTPPAMDDDLHLTVLEESFRSAKSGYEGRSEHTAGREEEAAFLANLKSLWRGFIHMPNVAKLVTKAFPVSGTVDHLTEDLPDSIQVGGRITPQIVWDYLEKIRATGTKEVCLIRFSPETEEDEISYTLLYAYFSSRRRFGVVSNNLKQVKDMYLIPLGATEKVPHQLVPFDGPGLENNRANLLLGLIIRQRLKRDFLPVDVNETARIIPEVKPIAVSTKETRATEEDEKLFLSSLTAPHNKEKDKPLNTTEDVDEPVTESFEEPSASEETNSQDGQKPLRFLPGVLVGWGGELPPLPVFGDKPAIAADDTQKTQPAPKTDASTGSTKSPTAAAPRERFVIKKRESKPAKAEQELSSPTDASAVNNSSGKVAAVVTHGASLSLKDKPPDVSTEAFLASLSTAPSGADTNSSANQSDAGLLSESEKGTSEGNALSQSKSQAASTHTNSPKPPISGILKKSSAYSSVNEDKTPVLQKDKASLPAPSSPKPVPVLSSARNEPVTLFHQGFLQVSQLKNKPEKENQTTVRSFPSETEGPCTSQAGATVTQTEVPPTVQGPQAADRKEASDSTNAPALPVHNSAAPIPSQQQQPQVTGSHDYPTGPHSQDQNHSTPWAQEGTVHAIPGLESQLPENISEPPGRAPSLSKDQKRTDERRSDSGERQRSTEDKDHHGRHGHYRDSYHGKKSRHHDREREKKHDRDDKYRERSRHHGHSDDRYSEKRKERQHSDDYSSRHKDRHRHRRDSDYENGRRSSKDSYS; translated from the exons ATGGATATTGTGGACACCTTTAATCAATTAATACCCAGTGACCAGTTGGACGAGTCCCTGATAATAGGCCAGAATTTGGAATGTGAAGCCAGTAATGAGTTTGGGACAGGACCCCGACTGGAAGATTCACTGAAGAATATGCTCAGTGACAAGGATCCCATGTTTGGTTGTGCAGGCGCTCAGTTCAATCTGCTGGACAATGAGGACCCTGCTTTTCAGATTGCTGGCACAACAG CTCTCGAGGAAGGTTCAGCATCCACAGGCCTCAGCAGTGAACCGACAGTTGCAGAGCCCACTCAAGTGAAGCGAGCTGTTGGCAGGCCAAGGAAACGTCCACGTAATTTAGAAGACA agCCTAGCAGTGGTCCACAGCCTGCCAACACATCGTCCAACACTGTTACCCGAGGACGACCAGGAAGGAAACCACTGAACAGACTACAGAAGTCGTTTCGTATTGAGAAAGGAGTGAAAGGCGCCCAGCTGAAGAAAGAATTAACTCTGGGAGGGCGTGTTAATGTTAATCATCTTGATGGTGGAGTGTGGCTGAATCCTTCGGTTGTGTTGAGACGGTTGACTGTTACAATTGGAGGTTTCAAGATTGAGCTACTTCCTGGACCCTCTTATACACATAATGTGGACATGAGCCAGTCGGGAGTCCTTGACGATGGTTTATCTTATGGCAGGGGCGTTGAGGTGGCTGTGTTGCCAGACAATGCTGCTAGTGCACAGAATCCCACAGCTGTCAACACGGCAGATGTGGCTGTTACGGAGAAGAGCTCTGCTGGGGATGCAGCCCAAGCGCTCGGCCCGTATGTGAATCCTAACGACGTGCAGACATCCAATGGGACATTAGTGGAGAGTGCCTGCACGCAGGAGACAAAACTTGACAATCAGATTGTTCCTGAAAAACAGAAGCAAGTCAGTAAAGGCAAAGACGACATGAAACAGCCACAAAGCAACGAGAATAGCACAACTGCTGTTAGTAATAAGAATGACGGTAAGGAAAAACAGCAGAGTGTGGCCAAAACACTACTCAAATCCAAACAAGGACCAGTCTCTAACAAGAGCAAGGACTTGGTTTTAGCTAAACCAAACAACATGATCAAGGGACAAAAATTATCACCAAGCACGCCATCCACGATCATCCAGAAAGAAGACCCACACAAAATGAAATCtctgaaggaaaagaaagacatcGCACCTTTGAAAAGGCCTGCAGAAATCACCCACAGTGAGCATGCGACTAAAATGCAAAAGACACAGGGTTCAGGAGACGGTAAAGTGAAGCCAAAATCGCCAATTTCACCTAGCTCCGCAGCGAAGAAGATCCCACCGTTTGGTACTCGGATCGATCAACAGGGACCGACCAAACCTAATCATCCTCAAAATAGCTCCAAAGTTGAGACCACTCACCCTGCGCAAAGTCGTCCAGTCAATCCTGTAAAGACACCCGACGAGGGGGGTCAGGAAAAGGCCAAACTGAAAAAGCCAGAAAAGATTCTTCAAAGGCAGAAAAGTAAAACTGCGAGGAGCATCTCTGTGGACGAGCCGCAGCTGTTTATTCCAGATAACGCGCCCGTTGTGAAGAAGGAGACTGCTGAGGAGCAACCTGCTAACAGTGAGACCGCATGGGATGGAAACAACTGCTGTGGCCTGTGTAAAAAGCACCACAATAACAT GTTCATGGTGGGCTGTGGCCGCTGTGACGACTGGTTCCACGGCGACTGCGTTGGGCTCGATCTGACGAAAGTGCGtgaaatggaggaggaggaccagATGTACGTCTGCTTGAAGTGCTGCGAGGAGGAAAGCAAAAAGGTGGAGCCTGAGCCCCCGAGTGCAGCCAAGCCTGAAGTACCAGCAAAGACTGAAGTACAGGATCTTAAGTCGCCTCCCAAACCCCGACCAGGACCTTCCCAGACACTCGCACCAGGGGGGGTCAGACCAGTAAGAAAG GAACCTGATAGAAGGCCGACCACAGATGGCAGAGAAGCAGCTCATAAAACAG GCATTCAGTTCAAACAAGAGACAAAAAGTAAGACTCCTTCTTCAGCATCAAAGAAACCCGTGTCTGTTGAGGCAATCAGGCGAAGTGTGCGCGATTCTCTGAAAGAAATCCTCATACAGAG GTTGAAGGAGTCTGATTTGAACGTCTCAGTGGAGACGGCCTCTGAAGTTGCcaagaagacagagagggagctgTTTCACCTGTATAAAGACACTGACAACAAATACAAGAACAAGTACAGGAGCTTAATGTTCAACCTCAAAGACACTAAAAATAAT GTGCTCTTCAAGCGGGTCCTCAAAGGGGAAATATCTCCTGGTAACCTGATACGAATGAGCCCTGAGGAGCTGGCCTCGAAAGAATTGGCTGCTTGGCGAAAAAGGGAGAACCGGCAT ACTATTGAGATGATTGAAAAAGAGCAAAGAGAGGCCGAGAGACGACCCATCACCAAAATCACACACAAAggtgaaattgaaattgaaagcCAAGAACCAATAAAGGCACCTGAGCCTGTTGAG GTTGAGTCTCCTCCCGGAGTGACTGAAGTCTCAGCAGAACCTCCAAAAACcccagagaagaaagaagataAAACCAAGGAGGAGAAAGACACCACCAACCAACACAAGTCTCACTTATTTGACCTACACTGCAAAATCTGCACAG GTCGTATGGTGCCCCCTGTGGAAGAGGCACCAACCAAAGTGGTGAAAGTTGCTACCACAGTGGTCAGGAGGCAGTCCACCAAAGCAGAAGAGACGAAGAGCACGACACCACCTGCGATGGACGACGACCTGCACCTCACCGTTTTAGAGGAGAGCTTCAGAAGCGCCAAGTCAGGCTACGAAGGAAG GTCGGAGCATACTGctggaagagaggaagaggctgCTTTCCTGGCTAACCTGAAGTCCCTGTGGCGCGGATTCATCCATATGCCCAATGTGGCAAAGTTGGTGACAAAAGCTTTCCCCGTCTCAGGCACTGTTGACCACTTGACTGAG GACCTTCCAGACAGCATTCAAGTTGGCGGAAGGATAACTCCGCAGATAGTTTGGGACTACTTGGAGAAGATTCGGGCAACTGGAACAAAG GAGGTGTGCTTGATTCGCTTCTCCCCCGAGACGGAGGAAGATGAGATCTCCTATACTCTTCTCTATGCCTACTTCAGCAGTCGTAGGCGTTTCGGGGTTGTGTCCAATAACCTCAAACAAGTGAAGGACATGTATCTCATTCCTTTGGGTGCCACTGAAAAAGTTCCTCATCAGCTTGTTCCCTTTGATGGGCCAG GTTTAGAAAACAACCGTGCCAACCTCCTCCTTGGACTCATAATTCGCCAGAGACTGAAAAGGGATTTTCTACCTGTGGACGTGAATGAAACGGCAAGGATTATCCCCGAGGTCAAGCCTATTGCCGTATCCACAAAAGAAACCCGAGCaacagaggaggatgagaaactcttcctctcttctttgaCTGCGCCACATAATAAAGAGAAGGACAAACCACTAAACACTACTGAAGATGTTGATGAGCCAGTCACGGAGTCGTTTGAAGAACCATCTGCATCAGAGGAGACGAACAGTCAGGATGGCCAGAAACCCCTGCGCTTTCTGCCAGGTGTGTTAGTAGGCTGGGGTGGGGAATTACCACCTCTGCCAGTTTTTGGAGATAAACCTGCCATAGCAGCAGACGACACCCAGAAGACCCAACCAGCTCCGAAAACAGACGCCTCAACCGGAAGCACAAAAAGTCCGACAGCAGCTGCGCCACGAGAGCGCTTTGTCATCAAGAAGAGAGAATCTAAACCTGCCAAAGCTGAACAGGAACTATCCAGCCCGACTGATGCATCTGCTGTTAACAACTCATCAGGAAAGGTTGCCGCAGTGGTGACCCATGGTGCATCATTGTCTCTGAAAGATAAGCCTCCAGATGTATCGACTGAAGCCTTCCTGGCAAGCTTGTCAACAGCTCCGAGCGGGGCTGACACTAACAGCTCAGCAAACCAAAGCGACGCTGGCCTTTTGTCTGAATCTGAAAAAGGAACATCTGAAGGGAATGCTTTGTCGCAGTCAAAGTCCCAGGCTGCTTCGACTCACACAAACAGCCCCAAACCTCCAATAAGTGGGATATTGAAAAAATCTTCAGCCTACTCCAGTGTGAATGAAGACAAAACACCGGTGCTACAGAAGGATAAAGCCAGCCTCCCTGCTCCTTCAAGTCCTAAACCTGTTCCTGTGTTGAGCAGTGCTAGAAATGAGCCTGTTACACTTTTTCACCAAGGATTTTTACAAGTTTCTCAGCTCAAGAACAAACCTGAGAAAGAAAACCAAACAACCGTTCGATCATTCCCTAGTGAAACGGAGGGTCCTTGCACGTCCCAGGCTGGTGCTACAGTTACTCAGACAGAAGTTCCTCCAACAGTCCAAGGACCACAAGCGGCGGATCGCAAAGAAGCCTCCGACTCCACAAACGCACCAGCTCTCCCAGTCCACAACAGCGCTGCACCTATTCCATCGCAGCAGCAACAGCCTCAGGTAACCGGTAGCCACGACTACCCAACTGGCCCACACAGCCAGGACCAGAACCACAGCACACCGTGGGCTCAGGAGGGCACCGTGCACGCCATACCGGGACTTGAGTCACAGCTGCCGGAGAACATCTCGGAACCACCTGGCAGAGCCCCTTCCCTGTCCAAAGACCAGAAGCGCACAGATGAGCGACGCAGCGACTCGGGGGAGAGGCAGCGAAGCACCGAGGACAAAGACCACCACGGCAGGCACGGCCACTACAGGGACTCCTACCACGGGAAGAAGAGCAGGCACCACGACCGGGAGCGGGAGAAAAAGCACGACCGCGACGACAAGTACAGGGAGAGGAGCAGGCACCATGGACACTCAGACGACCGCTATAGCgagaagaggaaagagaggcAGCACAGCGACGACTACAGCAGCCGACataaagacagacacagacacagacggGACTCTGATTATGAGAACGGAAGGAGAAGTTCGAAAGACAGCTActcataa
- the phf3 gene encoding PHD finger protein 3 isoform X2, whose protein sequence is MDIVDTFNQLIPSDQLDESLIIGQNLECEASNEFGTGPRLEDSLKNMLSDKDPMFGCAGAQFNLLDNEDPAFQIAGTTALEEGSASTGLSSEPTVAEPTQVKRAVGRPRKRPRNLEDKPSSGPQPANTSSNTVTRGRPGRKPLNRLQKSFRIEKGVKGAQLKKELTLGGRVNVNHLDGGVWLNPSVVLRRLTVTIGGFKIELLPGPSYTHNVDMSQSGVLDDGLSYGRGVEVAVLPDNAASAQNPTAVNTADVAVTEKSSAGDAAQALGPYVNPNDVQTSNGTLVESACTQETKLDNQIVPEKQKQVSKGKDDMKQPQSNENSTTAVSNKNDGKEKQQSVAKTLLKSKQGPVSNKSKDLVLAKPNNMIKGQKLSPSTPSTIIQKEDPHKMKSLKEKKDIAPLKRPAEITHSEHATKMQKTQGSGDGKVKPKSPISPSSAAKKIPPFGTRIDQQGPTKPNHPQNSSKVETTHPAQSRPVNPVKTPDEGGQEKAKLKKPEKILQRQKSKTARSISVDEPQLFIPDNAPVVKKETAEEQPANSETAWDGNNCCGLCKKHHNNMFMVGCGRCDDWFHGDCVGLDLTKVREMEEEDQMYVCLKCCEEESKKVEPEPPSAAKPEVPAKTEVQDLKSPPKPRPGPSQTLAPGGVRPEPDRRPTTDGREAAHKTGIQFKQETKSKTPSSASKKPVSVEAIRRSVRDSLKEILIQRLKESDLNVSVETASEVAKKTERELFHLYKDTDNKYKNKYRSLMFNLKDTKNNVLFKRVLKGEISPGNLIRMSPEELASKELAAWRKRENRHTIEMIEKEQREAERRPITKITHKGEIEIESQEPIKAPEPVEVESPPGVTEVSAEPPKTPEKKEDKTKEEKDTTNQHKSHLFDLHCKICTGRMVPPVEEAPTKVVKVATTVVRRQSTKAEETKSTTPPAMDDDLHLTVLEESFRSAKSGYEGRSEHTAGREEEAAFLANLKSLWRGFIHMPNVAKLVTKAFPVSGTVDHLTEDLPDSIQVGGRITPQIVWDYLEKIRATGTKEVCLIRFSPETEEDEISYTLLYAYFSSRRRFGVVSNNLKQVKDMYLIPLGATEKVPHQLVPFDGPGLENNRANLLLGLIIRQRLKRDFLPVDVNETARIIPEVKPIAVSTKETRATEEDEKLFLSSLTAPHNKEKDKPLNTTEDVDEPVTESFEEPSASEETNSQDGQKPLRFLPGVLVGWGGELPPLPVFGDKPAIAADDTQKTQPAPKTDASTGSTKSPTAAAPRERFVIKKRESKPAKAEQELSSPTDASAVNNSSGKVAAVVTHGASLSLKDKPPDVSTEAFLASLSTAPSGADTNSSANQSDAGLLSESEKGTSEGNALSQSKSQAASTHTNSPKPPISGILKKSSAYSSVNEDKTPVLQKDKASLPAPSSPKPVPVLSSARNEPVTLFHQGFLQVSQLKNKPEKENQTTVRSFPSETEGPCTSQAGATVTQTEVPPTVQGPQAADRKEASDSTNAPALPVHNSAAPIPSQQQQPQVTGSHDYPTGPHSQDQNHSTPWAQEGTVHAIPGLESQLPENISEPPGRAPSLSKDQKRTDERRSDSGERQRSTEDKDHHGRHGHYRDSYHGKKSRHHDREREKKHDRDDKYRERSRHHGHSDDRYSEKRKERQHSDDYSSRHKDRHRHRRDSDYENGRRSSKDSYS, encoded by the exons ATGGATATTGTGGACACCTTTAATCAATTAATACCCAGTGACCAGTTGGACGAGTCCCTGATAATAGGCCAGAATTTGGAATGTGAAGCCAGTAATGAGTTTGGGACAGGACCCCGACTGGAAGATTCACTGAAGAATATGCTCAGTGACAAGGATCCCATGTTTGGTTGTGCAGGCGCTCAGTTCAATCTGCTGGACAATGAGGACCCTGCTTTTCAGATTGCTGGCACAACAG CTCTCGAGGAAGGTTCAGCATCCACAGGCCTCAGCAGTGAACCGACAGTTGCAGAGCCCACTCAAGTGAAGCGAGCTGTTGGCAGGCCAAGGAAACGTCCACGTAATTTAGAAGACA agCCTAGCAGTGGTCCACAGCCTGCCAACACATCGTCCAACACTGTTACCCGAGGACGACCAGGAAGGAAACCACTGAACAGACTACAGAAGTCGTTTCGTATTGAGAAAGGAGTGAAAGGCGCCCAGCTGAAGAAAGAATTAACTCTGGGAGGGCGTGTTAATGTTAATCATCTTGATGGTGGAGTGTGGCTGAATCCTTCGGTTGTGTTGAGACGGTTGACTGTTACAATTGGAGGTTTCAAGATTGAGCTACTTCCTGGACCCTCTTATACACATAATGTGGACATGAGCCAGTCGGGAGTCCTTGACGATGGTTTATCTTATGGCAGGGGCGTTGAGGTGGCTGTGTTGCCAGACAATGCTGCTAGTGCACAGAATCCCACAGCTGTCAACACGGCAGATGTGGCTGTTACGGAGAAGAGCTCTGCTGGGGATGCAGCCCAAGCGCTCGGCCCGTATGTGAATCCTAACGACGTGCAGACATCCAATGGGACATTAGTGGAGAGTGCCTGCACGCAGGAGACAAAACTTGACAATCAGATTGTTCCTGAAAAACAGAAGCAAGTCAGTAAAGGCAAAGACGACATGAAACAGCCACAAAGCAACGAGAATAGCACAACTGCTGTTAGTAATAAGAATGACGGTAAGGAAAAACAGCAGAGTGTGGCCAAAACACTACTCAAATCCAAACAAGGACCAGTCTCTAACAAGAGCAAGGACTTGGTTTTAGCTAAACCAAACAACATGATCAAGGGACAAAAATTATCACCAAGCACGCCATCCACGATCATCCAGAAAGAAGACCCACACAAAATGAAATCtctgaaggaaaagaaagacatcGCACCTTTGAAAAGGCCTGCAGAAATCACCCACAGTGAGCATGCGACTAAAATGCAAAAGACACAGGGTTCAGGAGACGGTAAAGTGAAGCCAAAATCGCCAATTTCACCTAGCTCCGCAGCGAAGAAGATCCCACCGTTTGGTACTCGGATCGATCAACAGGGACCGACCAAACCTAATCATCCTCAAAATAGCTCCAAAGTTGAGACCACTCACCCTGCGCAAAGTCGTCCAGTCAATCCTGTAAAGACACCCGACGAGGGGGGTCAGGAAAAGGCCAAACTGAAAAAGCCAGAAAAGATTCTTCAAAGGCAGAAAAGTAAAACTGCGAGGAGCATCTCTGTGGACGAGCCGCAGCTGTTTATTCCAGATAACGCGCCCGTTGTGAAGAAGGAGACTGCTGAGGAGCAACCTGCTAACAGTGAGACCGCATGGGATGGAAACAACTGCTGTGGCCTGTGTAAAAAGCACCACAATAACAT GTTCATGGTGGGCTGTGGCCGCTGTGACGACTGGTTCCACGGCGACTGCGTTGGGCTCGATCTGACGAAAGTGCGtgaaatggaggaggaggaccagATGTACGTCTGCTTGAAGTGCTGCGAGGAGGAAAGCAAAAAGGTGGAGCCTGAGCCCCCGAGTGCAGCCAAGCCTGAAGTACCAGCAAAGACTGAAGTACAGGATCTTAAGTCGCCTCCCAAACCCCGACCAGGACCTTCCCAGACACTCGCACCAGGGGGGGTCAGACCA GAACCTGATAGAAGGCCGACCACAGATGGCAGAGAAGCAGCTCATAAAACAG GCATTCAGTTCAAACAAGAGACAAAAAGTAAGACTCCTTCTTCAGCATCAAAGAAACCCGTGTCTGTTGAGGCAATCAGGCGAAGTGTGCGCGATTCTCTGAAAGAAATCCTCATACAGAG GTTGAAGGAGTCTGATTTGAACGTCTCAGTGGAGACGGCCTCTGAAGTTGCcaagaagacagagagggagctgTTTCACCTGTATAAAGACACTGACAACAAATACAAGAACAAGTACAGGAGCTTAATGTTCAACCTCAAAGACACTAAAAATAAT GTGCTCTTCAAGCGGGTCCTCAAAGGGGAAATATCTCCTGGTAACCTGATACGAATGAGCCCTGAGGAGCTGGCCTCGAAAGAATTGGCTGCTTGGCGAAAAAGGGAGAACCGGCAT ACTATTGAGATGATTGAAAAAGAGCAAAGAGAGGCCGAGAGACGACCCATCACCAAAATCACACACAAAggtgaaattgaaattgaaagcCAAGAACCAATAAAGGCACCTGAGCCTGTTGAG GTTGAGTCTCCTCCCGGAGTGACTGAAGTCTCAGCAGAACCTCCAAAAACcccagagaagaaagaagataAAACCAAGGAGGAGAAAGACACCACCAACCAACACAAGTCTCACTTATTTGACCTACACTGCAAAATCTGCACAG GTCGTATGGTGCCCCCTGTGGAAGAGGCACCAACCAAAGTGGTGAAAGTTGCTACCACAGTGGTCAGGAGGCAGTCCACCAAAGCAGAAGAGACGAAGAGCACGACACCACCTGCGATGGACGACGACCTGCACCTCACCGTTTTAGAGGAGAGCTTCAGAAGCGCCAAGTCAGGCTACGAAGGAAG GTCGGAGCATACTGctggaagagaggaagaggctgCTTTCCTGGCTAACCTGAAGTCCCTGTGGCGCGGATTCATCCATATGCCCAATGTGGCAAAGTTGGTGACAAAAGCTTTCCCCGTCTCAGGCACTGTTGACCACTTGACTGAG GACCTTCCAGACAGCATTCAAGTTGGCGGAAGGATAACTCCGCAGATAGTTTGGGACTACTTGGAGAAGATTCGGGCAACTGGAACAAAG GAGGTGTGCTTGATTCGCTTCTCCCCCGAGACGGAGGAAGATGAGATCTCCTATACTCTTCTCTATGCCTACTTCAGCAGTCGTAGGCGTTTCGGGGTTGTGTCCAATAACCTCAAACAAGTGAAGGACATGTATCTCATTCCTTTGGGTGCCACTGAAAAAGTTCCTCATCAGCTTGTTCCCTTTGATGGGCCAG GTTTAGAAAACAACCGTGCCAACCTCCTCCTTGGACTCATAATTCGCCAGAGACTGAAAAGGGATTTTCTACCTGTGGACGTGAATGAAACGGCAAGGATTATCCCCGAGGTCAAGCCTATTGCCGTATCCACAAAAGAAACCCGAGCaacagaggaggatgagaaactcttcctctcttctttgaCTGCGCCACATAATAAAGAGAAGGACAAACCACTAAACACTACTGAAGATGTTGATGAGCCAGTCACGGAGTCGTTTGAAGAACCATCTGCATCAGAGGAGACGAACAGTCAGGATGGCCAGAAACCCCTGCGCTTTCTGCCAGGTGTGTTAGTAGGCTGGGGTGGGGAATTACCACCTCTGCCAGTTTTTGGAGATAAACCTGCCATAGCAGCAGACGACACCCAGAAGACCCAACCAGCTCCGAAAACAGACGCCTCAACCGGAAGCACAAAAAGTCCGACAGCAGCTGCGCCACGAGAGCGCTTTGTCATCAAGAAGAGAGAATCTAAACCTGCCAAAGCTGAACAGGAACTATCCAGCCCGACTGATGCATCTGCTGTTAACAACTCATCAGGAAAGGTTGCCGCAGTGGTGACCCATGGTGCATCATTGTCTCTGAAAGATAAGCCTCCAGATGTATCGACTGAAGCCTTCCTGGCAAGCTTGTCAACAGCTCCGAGCGGGGCTGACACTAACAGCTCAGCAAACCAAAGCGACGCTGGCCTTTTGTCTGAATCTGAAAAAGGAACATCTGAAGGGAATGCTTTGTCGCAGTCAAAGTCCCAGGCTGCTTCGACTCACACAAACAGCCCCAAACCTCCAATAAGTGGGATATTGAAAAAATCTTCAGCCTACTCCAGTGTGAATGAAGACAAAACACCGGTGCTACAGAAGGATAAAGCCAGCCTCCCTGCTCCTTCAAGTCCTAAACCTGTTCCTGTGTTGAGCAGTGCTAGAAATGAGCCTGTTACACTTTTTCACCAAGGATTTTTACAAGTTTCTCAGCTCAAGAACAAACCTGAGAAAGAAAACCAAACAACCGTTCGATCATTCCCTAGTGAAACGGAGGGTCCTTGCACGTCCCAGGCTGGTGCTACAGTTACTCAGACAGAAGTTCCTCCAACAGTCCAAGGACCACAAGCGGCGGATCGCAAAGAAGCCTCCGACTCCACAAACGCACCAGCTCTCCCAGTCCACAACAGCGCTGCACCTATTCCATCGCAGCAGCAACAGCCTCAGGTAACCGGTAGCCACGACTACCCAACTGGCCCACACAGCCAGGACCAGAACCACAGCACACCGTGGGCTCAGGAGGGCACCGTGCACGCCATACCGGGACTTGAGTCACAGCTGCCGGAGAACATCTCGGAACCACCTGGCAGAGCCCCTTCCCTGTCCAAAGACCAGAAGCGCACAGATGAGCGACGCAGCGACTCGGGGGAGAGGCAGCGAAGCACCGAGGACAAAGACCACCACGGCAGGCACGGCCACTACAGGGACTCCTACCACGGGAAGAAGAGCAGGCACCACGACCGGGAGCGGGAGAAAAAGCACGACCGCGACGACAAGTACAGGGAGAGGAGCAGGCACCATGGACACTCAGACGACCGCTATAGCgagaagaggaaagagaggcAGCACAGCGACGACTACAGCAGCCGACataaagacagacacagacacagacggGACTCTGATTATGAGAACGGAAGGAGAAGTTCGAAAGACAGCTActcataa